One genomic segment of Hordeum vulgare subsp. vulgare chromosome 2H, MorexV3_pseudomolecules_assembly, whole genome shotgun sequence includes these proteins:
- the LOC123431344 gene encoding uncharacterized protein LOC123431344, whose protein sequence is MQGTLSTHVDEEKEVLTHEASEVSDEETEVPTPTHEVSEVSDEEKQVLTHEVSEVSDEEKEVLTHEDDEVSEVSDEEKEDKTMISKRQIRKLCEELQGTLDYLRLDIEPAAPLREPTQDGEGIIHTILEQFKDLRRRTNRLSWKLLPFYERYEEEQAKRDSYEGLDEEETARKKMDKEEKLFDSYRQGTEFSSRRVTFTRETTLSPMYFTHCTPGLPLPCNAETEEGISLQVYSFKISEIRHDLRWPLQVYGVVAARDNSDRKRNIIFDRPRHECQELTADDPFLRLTGPSRAIMALSPVDFEVQLKLKGATESECEDRSLMNRREHYTDCPSADCLETLTFENCLCTAELRVEELYGSVQATFVSVRVVRGGPWPFEYGGRIACSSPPHEVVCVDPQGIAQVVDDSSCFQVVLLDSRDFVCGKMPVGKYGYLDLSRRLVSVQLRKENSRQYQDSLKVFFQAYSKSGGITAQAHVKIRPKACNISQHTCDLGGSKLEITIAWSAIVRTDLC, encoded by the exons ATGCAAGGGACCCTGTCGACACAcgtggatgaggagaaggaggtgctGACTCATGAGGCGAGCGAGGTGTCTGATGAGGAGACGGAGGTGCCGACACCGACTCATGAGGTGAGCGAGGTGTCTGATGAGGAGAAGCAGGTGCTGACTCATGAGGTGAGCGAGGTGtctgatgaggagaaggaggtgctGACTCATGAGGATGATGAGGTGAGCGAGGTGtctgatgaggagaaggaggacaagaccATGATCTCCAAGCGGCAGATCAGGAAGCTCTGTGAGGAACTGCAAGGGACGCTGGATTACCTGAGACTCGACATCGAGCCGGCAGCCCCGCTAAGGGAGCCGACCCAAGACGGCGAGGGGATAATCCACACCATCTTAGAGCAGTTCAAGGATCTGCGCCGCCGCACCAACAGGCTGAGCTGGAAGCTGCTGCCTTTCTATGAAAGGTACGAGGAGGAGCAGGCAAAGCGGGATTCGTACGAGGGGTTGGACGAAGAAGAGAcggcgaggaagaagatggacAAGGAAGAAAAGTTGTTCGACAGCTACCGCCAAGGCACCGAGTTCTCATCCCGCCGCGTCACCTTCACGCGGGAGA CTACATTGAGCCCCATGTACTTCACCCATTGCACGCCCGGCCTGCCCCTACCCTGCAATGCTGAGACGGAAGAGGGGATCAGCCTGCAGGTCTACTCGTTCAAGATCAGCGAGATCAGGCACGACCTGCGGTGGCCGCTCCAAGTGTATGGTGTCGTCGCTGCGCGAGACAACTCGGACCGCAAGCGAAACATCATCTTTGATCGGCCGAGGCACGAATGCCAGGAGCTCACGGCAGAT GATCCCTTTTTGCGTTTGACCGGCCCGTCTCGGGCGATTATGGCTCTGAGCCCAGTTGATTTTGAGGTCCAGCTGAAACTTAAGGGCGCGACAGAGTCCGAGTGTGAAGACAGATCACTGATGAACCGTAGAGAACATTACACCGATTGCCCTAGTGCTGATTGCTTAGAGACTCTCACCTTTGAAAACTGCCTGTGCACAGCGGAGTTAAGAGTGGAGGAGCTTTATGGTTCGGTGCAGGCCACTTTTGTGAGTGTCCGCGTCGTCCGTGGAGGTCCATGGCCTTTTGAATATGGAGGCCGGATTGCTTGCTCCTCACCACCTCACGAAGTTGTGTGCGTGGATCCTCAAGGCATTGCACAAGTTGTTGATGATTCGTCATGCTTCCAAGTTGTGCTGCTCGATTCTCGTGACTTCGTGTGTGGAAAAATGCCAGTTGGCAAATACGGTTACCTCGATCTGTCAAGGCGGCTTGTTTCCGTCCAACTACGGAAAGAGAACTCCCGACAATACCAAGATAGCCTCAAAGTTTTCTTTCAAGCCTACTCAAAGTCTGGTGGTATTACGGCGCAAGCTCATGTCAAGATCAGGCCCAAGGCTTGCAACATAAGTCAACACACTTGCGACCTCGGTGGCTCTAAGCTGGAGATTACCATTGCTTGGTCAGCCATTGTTAGGACCGACCTATGTTAG